In Monodelphis domestica isolate mMonDom1 chromosome 1, mMonDom1.pri, whole genome shotgun sequence, the sequence TATACAAGTACATCCATATGTGATATCGTTTTTTAAAGGCATGTTAGagcatgtattttttaaatccccTGGATTTGAGATCAGATGACCTGAGGTTGAATCCCAGCCCCACTTTTACTccctgtataaccttgggcaagtttcctTCAGCAAAATTAGTGGGTTAGTCTGGTTCTCCAGGGTACCTTAgaatctaaatcctatgatcctaaaaTATCtccttaaaacatttttaaaatgtggaacaTCTGTGTATCAAAATTGTATGGTCTATACATTGCTTCTTAGTAAATAGCTGCAGGTGAAAGCCATTTTCCCCCGATTCCTTTAATCCAGAATCAGCAATCCTTtaaaagggtttgtttttttttaacagtcctAGAATATATGAAAAGCAATTATTGATTATAATAGATAAAGAGAACTGCCCTTCAGTCTGAAAGACCCAGTTCATTTTAGTCCTGACTTTCAGTTCCTTAAATTGTCACTGGTTGTTGATGTGGTTTTCAACACCCCTTGTTATCCTGGTAATCTTCCTTTGGATTTACCTTAAAAGTAGAGATGGGGATAGACTGAACTTCATTTAATATGGACACCATGAAAGCAGGAattcccttttctatttctatccccaatacttagcacaatgttttGCATAGTTAGACATTTATACTGTATTCATTGTATAGGGACTCCCAGGtgaagaaactccttctaccaatgaaaGTTGGaaacttctttgcaacttctatcTTGAGTTACTTAGAGCACTATAGAGGTGGAATGATTTGTCTAGAACCATACTACTTGTCCACATCATCTTGGCTCTATGCCACATTGAATTTTAaccattttttgcttttaaatggCACCCAGAATAGAATACAGTATTTTTGTCTGTCTGTACTTAAGGTTTGTTGGAGGACATAAGGTGTTTGGTAGCCCTCAAACTATGTAAATTGTAATCCTTCTATTGCCTCTAACTTAGTAGAGAAGTCTTAAGGAATATAATGACTTAATCAGGTCACATGCTAAGAAGAGCCAAGCCCAACACTTATATCTACTATCGCACACTGCCTCACACACCTAGATTTTCACTTCTCAAAAATATTAAGACTTttgaccccctccccaaatcaaAAACTGGATTAGCAGTACTCTCAGAAAAGCTTTTTAACTCTCCATGGCTGTTCCATGCCCACTGGCTTGACATAAAATACTTGCTCTAGCCCACTCACAGCTATTATCTAAATGAATCATAGGGAGTTCCAAAGCCTTATCATGCCTTTGTTATTGCGAAAATGCTATGGACAGCTTTACTTCCAAACTCAGTTTTAAGTACAAAACCAAAACATTCTGCTACTTTGCTCAATAATccattgtttctctctctttaaacaGGGCAGTTGTCTGTGGAAGATGTGGCCACCATGGTGCTATGCAAACCCAAACTTCTGCCACTAAAATCTCTGACTcttgaaaaattagagaaaatgcaGCAAACAGCACAAGAAACTATTCGCCAACAGGAAATAGCAGAAAAGGAACAGCACCAAACAAACCAATGAATCAATTTTGTTACTAATTTTAGTTGctgtatttttcaaaataattcacatttgttttctaaagctgtaatttttattaaaggtaaaatttatttaaaatgaaaggacAGGTATAAGTCATCAAAACAAGATGATTTATTTAAGTTCTTATGATTCCTATTATATAGACTATGGTCCAACTTTTACTTTggccaaattttattttaaaactatggTACTGACTAGTGGTTGTTGGAATTTGAAGTTCTTCCACAAGATTGCTCTTTGTCTAGATGTTGTTCAACATTCCTAGaacattcctattttttttatcaagtttAGAGATCCAACAAACCCATAAAAATGTGCAACTTCATGAAAATTCTACACGTTGGGCTTCTGAATACTATATCAAgactaaaaattacatttttaatgttttgcttAAGTACTCATGTTTTTCAATGGACAGTGTTGGGTagagaagaaattttttaaaaacagaattataaggatatactacatatatacaaTGTGTGAAAGCAAAGTTCATGGTAGACTGCTTTTACTTCAATTGATAAAACTACCTATGTTTTACACAATATTTTCTAACAGAAGTTAAAGCCAAACTTTCTTAGCCAACTGGAGCAAAAGAAATGTAGCAACATTCCTGACAATTAAAggctggctttttaaaaatacaaatttgtcTTAGTATGCTTTAGACTTCACACCCACATTTTAATAGTCACCTATACAGGTTTTCAGTTCTAAAATGTTAATTagtagaaaagggaaggaggggatcCTATGATCTTTTCAATCATTAATTGTAGTTTTTAAAGGTGAACAGAAAATTTATGTAAGTTACTGAAGACCTAAGAACAGGCTATTATTCACCTCCAAGCTAATTTTAAAAGGTCTATAATTTATATTAACAACAAATTAAGAGTTGTGAATGTCTATTTTAACTTAGTACAAAATAGGTTAAAATGGGCCCTTCAAGCCTTGCTACCTAATTGGACTTAAGTCTCATATTAAGCAATGGGCAAGAACTATTTTCAACAAGGATTAAAAATATGACCTATGATACCCTTGGCTTTCATTATTTTAACAAAATCTAATGACACATTCCTATAACTGGCAAGTTAAGAATGTCTGTAGACTTCTATTTCATGCATATTTCCAAACACT encodes:
- the BBIP1 gene encoding BBSome-interacting protein 1, which encodes MAEVKSMFREVLPKQGQLSVEDVATMVLCKPKLLPLKSLTLEKLEKMQQTAQETIRQQEIAEKEQHQTNQ